The Alnus glutinosa chromosome 7, dhAlnGlut1.1, whole genome shotgun sequence genome includes a region encoding these proteins:
- the LOC133874207 gene encoding uncharacterized protein LOC133874207, with the protein MGTRNFLRSLANKYFTFGLIGLTVSDRYASIVPVRGASMSPTFNPRASSFTDDYVLLEKFCLEKYKFSHGDVVVFRSPSNHKEKHIKRIIALPGEWIGTTHNSYDMLKIPDGHCWVEGDNSASSKDSRSFGPIPLGLVQGRVTHIVWPPQRIGAVERRYPEERVSSL; encoded by the exons ATGGGAACTCGAAATTTCTTGCGGAGTTTGGCAAACAAGTATTTTACCTTTGGGCTCATAGGCCTTACTGTTTCTGATCGATATGCAAGTATTGTTCCTGTACGGGGGGCTTCTATGTCTCCCACATTTAATCCTCGAGCCAGCAGTTTTACGG ATGACTATGTTTTGTTGGAGAAGTTTTGCCTTGAAAAGTACAAGTTTTCACATGGCGATGTGGTAGTTTTCCG CTCCCCAAGTAATCACAAGGAGAAACACATAAAGAGAATAATTGCCTTACCAGGTGAATGGATTGGAACCACTCATAATTCCTATGATATGTTGAAGATTCCAGATGGACATTGTTGGGTAGAGGGTGATAATTCAGCTTCTAGCAAGGATTCTAGATCTTTTGGCCCA ATTCCTTTGGGTTTGGTTCAAGGAAGGGTGACCCACATCGTATGGCCTCCTCAGAGAATAGGTGCAGTCGAGAGAAGATATCCTGAGGAAAGAGTTTCTTCTCTCTGA
- the LOC133874162 gene encoding chlorophyll a-b binding protein CP29.2, chloroplastic yields the protein MAATTAAAATSSFMGTRLTDAYSNSGRIQARFGFGRKKSAPRKATKPISDRPLWFPGAKAPEYLDGSLVGDYGFDPFGLGKPAEYLQFDLDSLDQNLAKNLAGDVIGTRFENADVKSTPFQPYSEVFGLQRFRECELIHGRWAMLATLGALSVEWLTGVTWQDAGKVELVEGSSYLGQPLPFSITTLIWIEVLVIGYIEFQRNAELDPEKRLYPGGKYFDPLGLAADPEKKATLQLAEIKHARLAMVGFLGFAVQAAVTGKGPLNNWATHLSDPLHTTIIDAFSSS from the exons ATGGCCGCCACCACCGCCGCTGCAGCTACATCGTCCTTCATGGGGACGCGTCTGACTGATGCGTACTCCAACTCGGGCAGGATCCAAGCCCGATTCGGGTTCGGACGCAAGAAAAGCGCACCCAGGAAAGCCACAAAGCCCATCTCCGACCGCCCACTTTGGTTCCCTGGAGCCAAGGCTCCAGAATATCTGGACGGGAGCTTGGTGGGGGACTACGGGTTCGACCCGTTCGGTCTGGGCAAGCCCGCGGAGTACTTGCAGTTCGACCTCGACTCGTTGGACCAGAACCTGGCCAAGAACTTGGCCGGCGATGTGATCGGGACCCGGTTCGAGAACGCTGACGTGAAGTCGACCCCGTTCCAGCCGTACAGCGAGGTTTTCGGGTTGCAGAGGTTCCGAGAGTGCGAGCTCATTCATGGAAGGTGGGCCATGTTGGCTACACTCGGCGCACTCTCCGTTGAGTGGCTCACCGGAGTTACCTGGCAAGACGCTGGAAAG GTGGAGCTGGTTGAAGGTTCATCTTACCTTGGCCAACCTCTTCCATTCTCCATCACCACATTGATATGGATTGAGGTTCTGGTCATTGGGTACATCGAGTTCCAGAGGAATGCAGAGCTCGACCCGGAGAAGAGGCTTTACCCCGGTGGAAAGTACTTTGACCCTCTCGGCTTGGCCGCTGACCCAGAGAAGAAGGCCACCCTCCAATTGGCAGAAATCAAGCACGCCCGCCTCGCCATGGTTGGGTTCCTTGGGTTTGCTGTCCAAGCTGCCGTCACCGGAAAAGGCCCTCTCAACAACTGGGCTACCCATTTGAGTGACCCTCTCCACACCACTATCATTGACGCATTTTCCTCCTCTTAA